The DNA window GGCGCGACGGAGATCGTCGGAGGCTCAGTGCATGGCTGTGCGATCGCCGCTGGCGGCGCCATGTGCTGGGGAGTGAACAACGGGACCGTAGGAGACGGGACCATCCAGGATCGGCAGCTTCCGACTGCCGTCAGCGGAGGCTCTCGATTCGTCAGTGTCGCCGCCGGCGACGTCCACTCGTGCGCTCTCGATCCGGACGGCGTCGTCTGGTGCTGGGGCAGGAACGGATCCGGACAGCTAGGCGACGGGACCACGGCGGATCGGCGCACTCCCGTGAGAGTGGTCGCACCCTAGCCCGCACCGGTGCTGACTCAGCGCGCCGAAACGCGACGAGAGGCCGACCGTGGCGTGTCGGCCTCTCGCATTGGTCATCGAGCGTCTGCCTACGGTGCGAAGTACGCAGCTCTGCAGGTGGCGAGGCCGAGCCCGCCGGCCGCGTCGATGGTCACCGTGCACGCGGCCACCGGGTCCCACGCCTTGCGACCGCCGTCGAAACCTTCGAACTCGATGTCGTAGGATCCGGGCGCCAGCGCCGCGCCTCCCACTCCACTCATGACATTGATGTCATCGGTGCACGCCACAGCGGTGCCGGGGTCCTGGCCAGCTACGACCGTGGCAGTGCCAGCGATGAACACCTGCCAGCGCATCGTGTCGACACCCGAGGTCGTGCAGCCGCCGAAGGTGCCAGGCGTCGTGCTGCTCTCCCAGTCGAAGAAGGTAGCGATCGTCGAGCTGTCGAGTCGGAAGTCGAGCTCGAGGTCGAGTGGGGTACCCGCCGTGACGGTCACGGGGCTCGACGTAGCGACCACGCTGATCTCTGCGCCACCGGCGTCCAGTAGAGTCGCTGTCACGAGATAGTTACCTGCCGCCAGAGTGGGGGTCCCACTCGTGTAGGTGAAGTCGTCGCACGGGATGCTCATCACGACGATTCGACCGTCGGCGAACTCGGTGTCGTCTCCCGCGTAGAAGGCGATCTCGACCTCGCTGGCACCGGTCGCTTCGCAGCTGCGGTCCGACTCACCCACCGGAGGAAGGTAGCCACCGACGGTCCACTCGGCGTTGAGCACCGCGTCGTTGCCCAGGGGGTTGAAGCCGCCGACGAAGTCGACCGGAGCGCTGCCGTTGATGATGAACGTGTCGCCATCCGCGAGGGTGAACATCTGATTCATCGCGGTGGCGATGATGACGCCGTCGGCGTCCACGGCCACGACGCGGATCTCGTAGCTGCCCGGCACGAGCAGCTCGCTGAAGCCGCCGGTGGCGCAGGCGTAGGCGAGGGTGGAGGCGGGGTCGGGCACGCCGGCGCCGTCGAGGAACCGCACGTGCACCTCCGCGATGCCGAGGCCCGCGCAGTTACCGGCGTCCGGCGTCGCGCCGTTGATGGTCCAGCTGCCCTGGAGGGTGCCGGCCGGGACCGAGTCGACGACGAAGTCCACCGTGCCGAGCACGATCGTGTCGCCGAAGCTGGCGCGGAAGGCCATCGGGTCCGCGGCCGCGACGAGCACGTCGGCGCCGCCGCTGCGGTTCACCGCCTCGACGACGAGGTCGTAGTCACCCGCGAGGAGGACCGGGCTGGTCGAGAACGAGCCCTGCGCGCAGGGGAAGGTCAGCGACCGATCGATCCAGCTGCCCGCCCCGTCGAGGACCCGTACCCGGACGTCGGTGATGCCGACCGCGTCGCAGCTGGCCGCGCTGGGCGCGGCGCCGTTGATCAACCAAGCGCCTTCGACGCTGACTTCGGGGCCGAACGGGTCCGGCTCGATCTCGACCACGCAGCCGCCCCATACGAAAGGAGCGGCGAGCGCCACCGCCCACAAGGCTTTTCCAAGCTTCATTCTCATCCTCCCTGAAAGATGCCGAGATCGTCTCTCGACCCAGGCGCGCTGTCCAGACGGCAGGGCCGCTCCGTTGATTCAGCGGGCGGCGGGGCGTACTTCGCCAACACGAGGCCCGCGCTCATTGTGGCCCGCGATGGCACGTGTTGACACGGTTTCGGGCCTGGTTAGCTTGGATTTCGCGGAGGGCGCGAGCCGGGTCCAAGGGGGGCCCGGGGCGCGAGGGCCCCCGCTCCATCATCAACCCGTGCTCGCCTCCAGGCGAGCCGACAGGAGACATACGCCATGCCCATGCTGACCCGTTGGGACCCGTTCGCCGAGCTGTCTCGGCTTCAGAACGACATGAACCGCGCCTGGACCAACCGCGAGCGCTTCGAGCCCGCGGTGGACATCCGCGAGGAGGACGAGGCGATCGTCATCGAGGCCGAGGTGCCCGGCTTGAAGGCCGACAACCTCAAGGTGCACGTCGACGACAACGTGCTGACCCTCGAGGGCGAGCGGCGCTTCGAGAAGGAGGAGAAGAAGGAGCGCTACCACCGCATCGAGCGCTCGTACGGCAAGTTCGTGCGGAGCTTCTCGCTCCCGAAGAACGTCGACGGCGAGCACATCGACGCGAAGCTGGACGACGGGCTGCTCACCGTCCGGCTCCCCAAGCGGGCCGCGCCGGAGAAGCGCCGCATCCAGATCGAGCCCGGCGCCTGAGAGGTCGGGGGAGGTCCGGACGCCGACGCTGCTGACCGGGGACGTCGAGGTTGGCGCGATCGGTCGAGACCTCGCTCACACCGTGGCACGTCGTCACTCCCGGTCCGTCGCACACGGCTTAGATCTGAATACGTAGCGGCGCCGACATGGCCCAGCCCCTCCCCCCCAAAGGCTGTGTCGGCGCCGCGTTTTTCGTCCGTCGCGTCAGGAGACGCTGGCGCGCGACTCCGCCGCTTCGCCGACCTCGGCTCCCGGCAGACCCGCGAAGGCGTCCACGACGAGCTGATGTTGCTCGATCAGGTGCGCCTGCTTGGAGCCGGTGGCCGGGCTTGCGCTCGACGGCCTGGAGACGCAGCGCATCGGGAGGCGGTGGTCGAGCATCTGGGGCAGGTTCGCGTTGATGTAGTACCAGGCGCCGGAGTTGAACGGCTCCTCCTGGACCCAGACCAGCTCCGTGCCGTCCGCGTAGGGCGCGAACACGTCGCGGAGCTCCTGCTCGCGGACGGGGTAGAGCTGCTCGAGCCGCACGATGGCGACGTCGTCGCGCCCCGCCTTCTCCCGGCCCCGCAGGAGGTCGAAGTAGACCTTCCCCGAGCAGAAGAGCACGCGCTTGACCTTCTTCGCCGCGACCTGCCGCTCCGGGATGATGCGCTGGAACGAGCCCTCGGAGAGGTCGTCGAGCGTGACCGCGGCGTCTTCGTTACGCAGCAGGCTCTTGGGCGACATGATGACCAGCGGCTTGCGCCAGGGGCGCTTCACCTGGCGGCGGATCGCGTGGAAGATCTGCCCGGCCGTGGTCAGGTTGCAGATCATCATGTTGTCTTCGGCGCAGAGCGAGAGGAAGCGCTCGAGCCGCGCGCTCGAGTGCTCCGGGCCCTGCCCCTCGAAGCCGTGCGGGAGCAGCATCACCAGGCCGCTGAGCCGGTGCCACTTGTCCTCGGAGCTCGAGATGAACTGGTCGATGATGACCTGCGCGCCGTTGGCGAAGTCGCCGAACTGCGCCTCCCACACGACCAGTCCGTCGGGGCTGTCGAGGCTGTAGCCGTACTCGAAGCCGAGCACGCCGGCCTCCGAGAGGCAGCTGTCGTAGATCTCGAAGCGCCCCTGGGTCGGCGACAGGTGCGCGAGGGGCACGTGGGGCTTGCCGCTCTTTGCGTCGTAGAGGACCGCGTGGCGGTGGCTGAAGGTGCCCCGCTCGGCGTCCTGGCCGGTGATGCGGATCGGCACGCCCTCCGCGAGGAGCGACGCGTACGCGAGCATCTCGCCGCTGCCCCAGTCCACGGGCGCCTCGCCCCGCCCCGCCTTGCGCCGGTGCTGCAGGTTCGCCTTGATCTGGCGCAGCGCCTTGAAGCCCTCCGGGAGCGCGGTGAGCTTGTCCATCAGCTCGGTGAGCTTCGCCCGCGGCACGCTCGTGTCGGCGTCGGCGGTCTTGATGTCGTCGCCGCCGCTGTACCCGGTCCAGATGCCGGCGAACGCGCTGGTCTCGTAGAGGTGGTTCGTGCTGCGGACGTCCTCGAGGGCCGCCTCGAGGCGCGCGCGGCTCTGCCGCTGGATCTCCTCGGCCTCCTCGCGCGTCATCTGGCCCGTGTCCACGAGCCGGTCGATGTAGACCTCTCGCACGCTCGTCTTGGCGTCGATGGCCTCGTACATCAGGGGCTGCGTGAAGCGCGGCTCGTCGCCCTCGTTGTGGCCGTACTTGCGGTAGCAGTAGAGGTCGAGGACCACGTCGCGCCGGTAGCGCTGGCGGTACTCGGCCGCGATCCGCGCGACGTGCACGACCGCCTCCGGATCCTCGCCGTTCACGTGGAAGACGGGGCAGCGCAGCATGCGCGTGATGTCGGTGCAGTAGCGCGTGGAGCGCGCGTCGCGGATCGCGGTGGTGAAGCCGATCTGGTTGTTCACCACGACGTGCATCGTGCCGCCGGTGTCGTACGCGCGGAGCCCGGCGAGGTTGAGCGTCTCGGCGACGACGCCCTGGCCGATGAAGGCCGCGTCGCCGTGGATCAGCAGCGGCATCACGCGGCTGCGCTCGGCGTCGCCCTTGCGGTCCTGCTTGGCGCGGACGCGCCCCTCCACCACCGGGTTGACGAACTCGAGGTGGCTCGGGTTGAACGACAAGGTGAGGTGCACCTTGCGGCCGTCGATGAAGCGGTCCGTGGAGTGCCCGAGGTGGTACTTCACGTCGCCGCTGCCGAGGTAGCGCTCGGGGTCGTTGTCCTCGAAGGCCGCGAGGATGTCGTGCGGAGGCAGCTCGAGCACGTTGATCAGCACGTTCAGGCGGCCGCGGTGGGCCATGCCGATCACGATCTCCTCGACCCCGAGGGGGGCGGCGTGATCGATGATGAGCTCGAGCATCGGGATGACGCTCTCGCCGCCCTCCACGCTGAAGCGCTTGGCGCCGATGTACGTGCTGTGGAGGAAGCGCTCGAAGGTCTCGGCGTCCGTGAGCTTGCCGAGGATGCGGACCTGCGTCTCCCGATCGAGCTCGGTGTGGTTGCAGGTGTCCTCCATCCGGTGCTGGAGCCAGCGGCGCTCCTCCGGATCTTCGATGAAGGTGAACTCCACGCCGATCGTGCGGCAGTAGGTGTCCTTCAGCCGCTGCACGATCTCCCGGAGCGACAGCTTCTTGTTGCCGTAGGCGAAGATCGTCTCCGGATCGACCTTGTGCAGCCCGAAGGTCTCGAGGCTGAGGTCGAAGGGGAGCTGATCCTGCATGCCGAGCGGATCGAGCTGCGCGAAGAGGTGCCCGCGCACGCGGTACGCGTTCACCATCGCGCTGACGCGCGCCTGGAGCTCGACCGCCGCCTGCATGTCCGCCGAAGGCGGGATGGTGGCCATGGTGCCGAAGGGCGGCACCACCTCCGCGGTGGGCGGCAGGCTGAACACGCCGCTCGCGTTGCGACCGCCCATCTTCATGGGAGGCGCCTTCGCAGCGGGGGGCGCTGCGGCCGCGCTCGCGTGAGCGGTGGTCGCGGAGGGGGCCGGCATCATGCCGACGTCCCGGTCGAGACCGTCGAAGTACTTGCGCCATTCCGCCGAGACTGCGGCGGGGTTCTCTCGATATCGAAGATAGAGCTCTTCGACCAGAGCCTGGTTGACGCCGAAGTCGTAAGCCATCGTCGCCTTTCGCGAGGGATTGCCTCGAAGTTACCCGATATTACCCGTGTTCTCGGACAGGGACCACCCCCACCCCGTCCTCACCGCCATCCCCCGGTTCTCCGGGAGTACGGCGAGCTTCTCACCTTTTGTCGTCACCCGCCCGTCGCCCCGTCGATCGGGAGGTCCATGGCCAGCGCCTTCGCCTCGTCCCGAGGGACCTCGGCGAGCAGATCGAACGGGGCCCGCGCGAAGCGTAGGGCCGCCAGCTTGGTCCGGCCGTCGCCGGCGCGCAGCGCGTGCTGCGCTTGCTCGGTGAGCAGGGCGAGCTCCGTCGCCCGGCCGAGCGTGAGCGCGAAGCGGCGCGCGCCGGCCTCCACGTCGAGCGGGTCCTGCCCCATGGTCTCGAGCAGCCAGCCGCCCGCGCGGCGGATCGTGGCGAGGGCGCGCTCGCCCAGCGCTCGCAGCGCCTCGTCCTCGACCTGCTTCTGGCCCGCGGCGAGCCGCGCCCCGAGCGCCTCGAGCGCGCCCTGGTCGCGGCTGAGCGCGCGCAGGGTGTCGAGGCTGAGCACGTTCGTGGTGCCCTCCCAGATCGGCAGGACCTGCGCGTCGCGCAGCAGGGTGGGCAGGCCCGTGTCTTCCACGTAGCCCGCGCCGCCGAAGGACTCCAGCACCTCGGACGCGACCGCGACCGCCTGCTTGGCGGTGGTCAGCTTGGTGATGGGGGTCAGCAGCCGCAGGAGCGACGCGTCGTTCTCGTCCGCCTCTCCCGCCTCGGCCTTCCCGATCAGCGAGCCGGCGAGGAAGGTCAGCTGGAGCGCGCCCTCGTACTCGGCCTGCAGGCCGGCGAGCGTCTCGAGGTGGAGCGGCTTGTCGCTCAGCGGGGCGCCGAAGGCGACGCGGCGGCGGGCGTAGTCGCGGGCGAGGGCGATGCCGCGTCGCATGCCGCCCACGCTGCTGATCGCGTTCCAGGTCCGCGTGATGTTGAGCATCGGGGAGATGTGCCGCACCCCCGAGTCGGTGCCCTTGACCAGCTCCGCCGGGGCGCCGCGCAGCATCAGCTCCGCCGTCGGCACCTTGCGCGTGCCGAGCTTGTCCTTGAGCCGGTTGATCTCGATGTTCTGGAGCCGGCCGTCGGCGTCGCGCGTCTCGACGTAGAAGAGCGCGAGCCCGCGCCCGCCCGGGCCGTTGCCCTCGGGGCGACCGAGGGTCAGCGCCATCTGGCTGGTGGTCGCGCTCGTGAACCACTTGCGCCCGTAGAGGCGCCAGCCCCCGTTCTCGTGCCGCGCGACGGTCTCGCTGCGGCCGACGTCCGAGCCGCCGGTCGACTCGGTCATCCACTGGCCGCTCGTCCAGAAGGTCGCCGGATCGCGGCTCGTGAGGCGAGGCACCGCGCGGTCGATCAGCGCCTGGTTGCCGGACTCGAGCAGGCTGCGCGCCGCGCCATCGGTCATGGCGAGCGGGCAGGAGTAGACGTCGGTGGACGGGCCGAAGAGCTGGATCAGCGCCAGCTGGTGGAGGCGAGAGTAGCGGCCGTGCTTCCGCTCGTAGGGCGTCGCGACCACGCCGTGCTCCGCCGCGAGCACCTCGGCGCGCTTCCAGAGCGGGCTCACCTCGATGTGATCGATGCGGTTGCCCCAGGGATCCCACTGCGTGAGCACCGGCTCGGCGAGGCGGTCCTCCTGCTGCATCCGGTACAGCTCGCCACCCGCCAGCTCACCCATCTCGCGCAGCGCCGGCTCGATGTCGGCGAGCACGTCCTCGGGCAGCACGCGCGCCAGCAGCTGCTTCAGCGCTCGGTCCTCGTCGTACTGGTTCCCGAGCGCGGGCGGGGGCTGGTTGAAAGGCTGCATCCGTCCTCCGCCCGGAGGTATACGACGCTCACCCGGTCACGTCATCGAAAGGTGTAGAAGAACGCACACCGTTCGAAGGTGGTGCCATCGACGTAGCCCTCGTAGTCCATCTGCAGTCGCCGCTCGAAGGGCACCGCGCCGAGCAGGTGGAGCCGGTACTGCGCCACGGACACGCGGCCGCTGCCCAGGTGGTCCCGGCAGCAGAAGTCGAAGCCCGTCGCGCCGCTCAGCGGCAGGGAGAACGGGCCGCGGAGGTAGTAGAACGCGCCGCCGAAGTAGTCCTCGATCCCCGTCCCGAGGGCGGTCTCGACGCCGTCGACGCGGATGCGGTGGTCTCCCTCCATGAACCACCACCCCGCCTCGACCCCGCGGACGACGAGGTGCTGTCCGACGTACTGACCCGGCCCCTCTGCGTCGAGCACCGGGACCAGGCCCCGGTCGTGTGTCTCGGCGCCGCACTCGGCGCGCAGCCGGCCGAGCTCGGGGTCGAAGCCGGCCGGATCATGCGCGGCCTCCAGGGTGAGCGCCACCGTCGCGTCTCCCTCGTTCCGGATCTCCCAGCGCAGCTCGGACGCCACCGGGATGGGCAGGCGCAGCGCGGCGCGCGTCCCGTCGAAGGCGCTCATCGCCGAGTCGTGGAGGCCGGCGGGCTCGCTCGCCCCGAGCCAGCGCGACAGCGGCGTCTCGGCCACCGTGACGCCGTCCACCACCAGCCGGCTGACGAGCGCGGGCGACACCTCGGCCGCGAGGCTGCGAACCACGGTGGGACCCTCGATCGTGATCGCGCCGACGGCGCCCGGCGCCAGCTCGAGCGGCTGGATCACCGTGGCCTCGACGGGGCGCGCGCCGTCGACCCAGAGGGCAGTGGCGGCGTCGAGCGCGGCGCGCTCATCGGCGGTGAGCGTCCCGTCGAACGATCGCACCGCGGTGTTGGCGGGGAGCCGACGCCAGTCGACCTGGTGGTAGACGATGAGGTCCTCTCGCCCGTCCGCCTCGAGCGTCAGGCGGATCGAGCCCGCGAACGCGATCGGCGCCGCGATGATGTAGCCGTCGCTCGCGCGGTCGCGCCCCGCGACCCACGGGCCGGGCAGGGCGGGCACGGCGCCGCTCGTGAGCGCCTCCAGGGTGGTGCCCCGCCCCGCGCCGAAGTCGATCTCCGCGCCGTCGACGTAGACGTGCACCGGGAGCGTGTCGCCGGTCTCGTGTCGCTCGCTGCCGTCCCGGATCGTCAACCAGATGCGCGTGATCACGCCGGGCCCGTCCGCCTCGAAGAACACGCGCTCGTCTCCGTCGACGCGGACGAACTGGTTGAAGTCGCGGTTCTCGGCGCGCGCGCCGAAGGGCCCCGGCTGCCGCGAGCTGGAGAGGTGCACGCTGCCCGGGAGGCGTCGCGCGGGCAGCTCGGGATCCGCGAGCGCCGCGTACGGATCGAACGCGGCGGCGGGTCCGGAGGCGGGCGCGGGCGCCTCCGAAACGCAGCTCGACACGAGCAACGCGAGCAGACACGCGATCGCTCTCACAGGTAGCCCTCGAAGGCCGCGTGCGGGAGCGTCGCGCCGCGGCGGAGGTGGACGGCGAAGAGGGTGCGGTCCATCTCGCGCGCCAGGCGCAGCACGGGCGGCTGGCTGGTCCCGCCCTTGAACACGCGCGCCTCGGCTTCGATCATCGAGTCCAGCAGCGACGCATAGAGCCCGCGCAGCAGCCCCCGGCCGCGGAGCGCGGGGGCGAGCACCAGGTCCATGCCGGCGGCGCGCCCCCAGAACGGGCTCTCCTTCACCGCGGCCGAGACGTGACCCGCGAACGCGCCGTCGCGCCGCACCACGAAGTGTCCCTCGCGATCCGAGCGCAGCCGCTCCTCGAACGACGCGAGGAAGCCCGGGTTGGCGCCGAACCAGCAGAACACCGGCTCGCGCGCGAAGGTCTCCCGGTGCAGCGCGAGCGTCGCCTCGACGTCGGGCGCCTCGAGCGGGGTCACGGTGATCCCCGAGGGCAGCGGCCGGGCCTCGAGCTTCGCGCGCGCTCGGGTGGGCTCGCCGAGGAGCTGGATCGAGTCGACGCCGAGGCCGCGGGCGAGCAGCGCCTCGAGCGTGGCTCGATGATGCGCGTCGAGCATGAGGTCGAGATCCGCCTCCATGCGGGGCAGCTCCGCGTCGAGCGTGGCGGCACGAAAATGCTCCGGTGCGGACTCGAGATCCATGGCGACCTGGGACACGGGCTCCCCGACCCAGGCGTCCTCCTGGTGGCGCCACGCCAGCACCGCGGTGACGCGGCCGGCCTCCTCGTGCACGGCGACGCGCCCCTCCTCGTGGATGGGCCGCAGGTAGGCGCGGATGGACTCCGTGGCCGCCTCGCTGTCGACGTAACCGGGGTGGCGGCGGTAGGTCGCGCGGCGCAGCTGGGCGTGGGCTTCGAGGAGGGCGTCGTCCACGCGTGTCGATGGCACACGGTCAGCCCGCGCTCAACACCTCTTCGAGCGGCGGCATGCGGCCGCCGTGCGCGCGGAGCTCGTCGACCAGCGCCCTCGCGCCAGCGGTCATGGGCAGATCGAAGCGCCGCACCAGGGTGATGACGTCGTCGAAGACGGGCAGCGCGTCCAGCTGGAGCAGCCTCTTCTTGGCCACCCCGTGGCTCGCCACGCGATAGGGCAGCACGCCGACGCCGACGCCGTCGAGCACCAGGCTCTTGACCAGCTCCATGCTCGAGCAGGTGAGCTGGCTCGGCGGCGTCACCCCGTCACGCTTCAGCGCGCCGAGCAGGTACTGCGTCTGCGCCAGCTCCGGGACGTGCAACAGCGGCACCGACGCGAGGACCTCCGCCGGGCTCGCGCGGCGGTGCTTGCGGAGGAGCGAGGCGCTGACGACGAAGCCGACGCGGTCACTGAACAGATCGACGACCACCGTGTCGTCGTGGCGCGACGGGTTGACGATGAGCCCCACGTCGAGCCGCCGCTCGACCACCGCGCGCTCGAGGTCGCGCGAGTTCCCGTTCTGGAGCGACAGCGCGATCTTCGGGAAGCGCTCGAGGAAGCGCGCCATGAAGCCCGGGAGCAGGTACGCGGCGAGGCTCTCGTGGGCCCCGAGCGTGAAGGCGCCGCGCGGCTCGGTGTCCAGCGCGAGCAGCTCCTCCTTGGCCGCCTCGAGCGTGCGGTCGGCCTGCCGGACGTGCTCCAGCAGGATCTCGCCCGCGCGCGTCAGGGACACGCCTTGTCGGCTCCGGTGCAGGAGGGTCGCGCCGAGCGCCTCCTCGAGCTTCTTCACCGCCACGCTGAGCGAGGGCTGGCTGATGTGCAGCGCGCGCGCCGCCGCGGTGAACGAGCCGCGGTCCGCTACCTCCGCGAAGTAGCGCAGGGGCGCGCTCAGAAGGTCGGGATCCGGCACGCGGCGACCCTACCTTCCGGCGCTCGGCTGGGCTACATTCGCGACCCCCATGGGCGAAGACACGGGCGAGCGCGACCTGACGGGACGCTGTGGCACCTGCTCCTTCTTCATGTCGTACAAGACCGACGAAGAGGGCCGCGAGGTCGGGGAGTGTCGGCTCGGGTGCTGGCCGCCGCCGCTGCTCGACACGCAGACCTGCGCTCACCACAAGCCGCGCGGCGCGAGCTGGGACGGGGCGCTCAAGAGGAAGAAGGCGGCGGGGATGCCGCGCCGGATGCGTGAGGCCGACGCGCCCGCGCCGCCGCCCAAGCGGCCGCTGCCGCAGGAGATCGACATCGACATGGACATCGACGAATTCCGACGCGTGCTCCGCGAGGTGATCCACGAGGAGCTGGGGGTGGGCGACGTACAGCTCGGCGACCGCTGGCATGGCGGCGAGCTGGTCATGAAGCCCGGCAAGGAGGACACGCAGGACAAGAGCGTGCCCATCGAGGCCTTCTTCAAGAAGATCGTGGGCATTCGCGACAAGCTCCGCGTGCT is part of the Sandaracinaceae bacterium genome and encodes:
- a CDS encoding Hsp20/alpha crystallin family protein; amino-acid sequence: MLTRWDPFAELSRLQNDMNRAWTNRERFEPAVDIREEDEAIVIEAEVPGLKADNLKVHVDDNVLTLEGERRFEKEEKKERYHRIERSYGKFVRSFSLPKNVDGEHIDAKLDDGLLTVRLPKRAAPEKRRIQIEPGA
- a CDS encoding 2-oxoglutarate dehydrogenase E1 component codes for the protein MAYDFGVNQALVEELYLRYRENPAAVSAEWRKYFDGLDRDVGMMPAPSATTAHASAAAAPPAAKAPPMKMGGRNASGVFSLPPTAEVVPPFGTMATIPPSADMQAAVELQARVSAMVNAYRVRGHLFAQLDPLGMQDQLPFDLSLETFGLHKVDPETIFAYGNKKLSLREIVQRLKDTYCRTIGVEFTFIEDPEERRWLQHRMEDTCNHTELDRETQVRILGKLTDAETFERFLHSTYIGAKRFSVEGGESVIPMLELIIDHAAPLGVEEIVIGMAHRGRLNVLINVLELPPHDILAAFEDNDPERYLGSGDVKYHLGHSTDRFIDGRKVHLTLSFNPSHLEFVNPVVEGRVRAKQDRKGDAERSRVMPLLIHGDAAFIGQGVVAETLNLAGLRAYDTGGTMHVVVNNQIGFTTAIRDARSTRYCTDITRMLRCPVFHVNGEDPEAVVHVARIAAEYRQRYRRDVVLDLYCYRKYGHNEGDEPRFTQPLMYEAIDAKTSVREVYIDRLVDTGQMTREEAEEIQRQSRARLEAALEDVRSTNHLYETSAFAGIWTGYSGGDDIKTADADTSVPRAKLTELMDKLTALPEGFKALRQIKANLQHRRKAGRGEAPVDWGSGEMLAYASLLAEGVPIRITGQDAERGTFSHRHAVLYDAKSGKPHVPLAHLSPTQGRFEIYDSCLSEAGVLGFEYGYSLDSPDGLVVWEAQFGDFANGAQVIIDQFISSSEDKWHRLSGLVMLLPHGFEGQGPEHSSARLERFLSLCAEDNMMICNLTTAGQIFHAIRRQVKRPWRKPLVIMSPKSLLRNEDAAVTLDDLSEGSFQRIIPERQVAAKKVKRVLFCSGKVYFDLLRGREKAGRDDVAIVRLEQLYPVREQELRDVFAPYADGTELVWVQEEPFNSGAWYYINANLPQMLDHRLPMRCVSRPSSASPATGSKQAHLIEQHQLVVDAFAGLPGAEVGEAAESRASVS
- a CDS encoding acyl-CoA dehydrogenase family protein, translated to MQPFNQPPPALGNQYDEDRALKQLLARVLPEDVLADIEPALREMGELAGGELYRMQQEDRLAEPVLTQWDPWGNRIDHIEVSPLWKRAEVLAAEHGVVATPYERKHGRYSRLHQLALIQLFGPSTDVYSCPLAMTDGAARSLLESGNQALIDRAVPRLTSRDPATFWTSGQWMTESTGGSDVGRSETVARHENGGWRLYGRKWFTSATTSQMALTLGRPEGNGPGGRGLALFYVETRDADGRLQNIEINRLKDKLGTRKVPTAELMLRGAPAELVKGTDSGVRHISPMLNITRTWNAISSVGGMRRGIALARDYARRRVAFGAPLSDKPLHLETLAGLQAEYEGALQLTFLAGSLIGKAEAGEADENDASLLRLLTPITKLTTAKQAVAVASEVLESFGGAGYVEDTGLPTLLRDAQVLPIWEGTTNVLSLDTLRALSRDQGALEALGARLAAGQKQVEDEALRALGERALATIRRAGGWLLETMGQDPLDVEAGARRFALTLGRATELALLTEQAQHALRAGDGRTKLAALRFARAPFDLLAEVPRDEAKALAMDLPIDGATGG
- a CDS encoding DUF2961 domain-containing protein encodes the protein MRAIACLLALLVSSCVSEAPAPASGPAAAFDPYAALADPELPARRLPGSVHLSSSRQPGPFGARAENRDFNQFVRVDGDERVFFEADGPGVITRIWLTIRDGSERHETGDTLPVHVYVDGAEIDFGAGRGTTLEALTSGAVPALPGPWVAGRDRASDGYIIAAPIAFAGSIRLTLEADGREDLIVYHQVDWRRLPANTAVRSFDGTLTADERAALDAATALWVDGARPVEATVIQPLELAPGAVGAITIEGPTVVRSLAAEVSPALVSRLVVDGVTVAETPLSRWLGASEPAGLHDSAMSAFDGTRAALRLPIPVASELRWEIRNEGDATVALTLEAAHDPAGFDPELGRLRAECGAETHDRGLVPVLDAEGPGQYVGQHLVVRGVEAGWWFMEGDHRIRVDGVETALGTGIEDYFGGAFYYLRGPFSLPLSGATGFDFCCRDHLGSGRVSVAQYRLHLLGAVPFERRLQMDYEGYVDGTTFERCAFFYTFR
- a CDS encoding LysR family transcriptional regulator — protein: MPDPDLLSAPLRYFAEVADRGSFTAAARALHISQPSLSVAVKKLEEALGATLLHRSRQGVSLTRAGEILLEHVRQADRTLEAAKEELLALDTEPRGAFTLGAHESLAAYLLPGFMARFLERFPKIALSLQNGNSRDLERAVVERRLDVGLIVNPSRHDDTVVVDLFSDRVGFVVSASLLRKHRRASPAEVLASVPLLHVPELAQTQYLLGALKRDGVTPPSQLTCSSMELVKSLVLDGVGVGVLPYRVASHGVAKKRLLQLDALPVFDDVITLVRRFDLPMTAGARALVDELRAHGGRMPPLEEVLSAG